The following coding sequences lie in one Haematobia irritans isolate KBUSLIRL chromosome 3, ASM5000362v1, whole genome shotgun sequence genomic window:
- the LOC142230580 gene encoding uncharacterized protein LOC142230580, with protein MINIKIAVLLCLCFTFAFAGTETLSSSIEKLTNCLRSNNSAQIPIFLKWELKICAEALYKSIIGQMESECKDVVIPQPCTIDSGYEPEDSLKILRGCKEMTDKCNISVSETHLSVLGCVIDIICALLGQLLG; from the exons ATGATCAACATCAAAATCGCAG TTCTTCTATGCTTGTGCTTTACATTCGCCTTCGCAGGTACCGAGACACTTAGCAGCAGTATTGAAAAATTAACGAATTGTTTACGTTCTAATAACAGCGCACAAATAcctatttttttgaaatgggaattgaaaatttgcgcCGAAGCGCTGTATAAAAGTATCATTGGTCAAATGGAATCTGAATGCAAAGATGTGGTAATACCTCAACCATGTACAATAGATTCTGGATACGAACCTGAAGATTCGCTAAAAATACTACGGGGCTGTAAAGAAATGACAGATAAATGCAATATATCGGTCAGTGAAACACATCTTTCAGTCCTTGGTTGTGTAATAGACATTATTTGTGCATTACTGGGCCAATTGctaggataa